From Musa acuminata AAA Group cultivar baxijiao unplaced genomic scaffold, Cavendish_Baxijiao_AAA HiC_scaffold_412, whole genome shotgun sequence, a single genomic window includes:
- the LOC135658672 gene encoding small ribosomal subunit protein eS30z/eS30y/eS30x-like produces the protein MGKVHRSLAHARKVMEQTPKVAEQDKKKKPRSRAHKQMQYNRRFITAVVGFRKKRGPNSSK, from the coding sequence ATGGGGAAGGTGCACAGATCTCTCGCTCATGCTCGGAAGGTGATGGAACAGACCCCCAAAGTGGCAGAGCaggacaagaagaagaagccaaGGAGCAGGGCCCACAAGCAGATGCAGTATAACCGCCGGTTCATCACCGCAGTTGTTGGATTCAGGAAGAAGAGAGGACCCAACTCTTCCAAGTAG